A window of Bacteroidales bacterium contains these coding sequences:
- the thiL gene encoding thiamine-phosphate kinase — protein MYRKEKNKRTEISELGEFGLIKHLSENIEIYNKSTIKGIGDDAAVISCGTDEILVSTDILTEGVHFDLAYTPLKHLGYKAAAVNISDIAAMNGVAEQITVSIALSNRVSLEAIDEIYEGIKLACKKYQVDFVGGDTSASAAGLFISITVIGRAKKESITYRSGAGVNDIVLVSGDLGAAYMGLLLLEREKMVYKSNPDMQPELTGYDYILQRILKPEPRTDIVKRLKEAGVVPTSMIDISDGLASDIIHICQESGKGCALYEEKFPIHPLTISMGEEFKINAVTAALSGGEDYELLFTVSPKDFEKLKNISGITPIGHITESGINIITRNGGTIPVKAQGWDAFLKNK, from the coding sequence ATGTATAGAAAAGAAAAAAATAAAAGAACTGAAATTTCCGAATTGGGTGAATTTGGTTTAATAAAACATCTTTCGGAAAATATTGAGATTTATAATAAATCAACAATTAAAGGCATTGGTGATGATGCCGCTGTTATTAGTTGCGGTACGGATGAAATACTTGTATCGACTGATATACTTACCGAAGGAGTTCATTTTGATTTGGCATATACGCCTCTCAAACATTTGGGGTATAAGGCAGCCGCTGTTAATATCAGCGACATTGCCGCAATGAACGGAGTAGCTGAACAAATTACTGTAAGTATAGCTCTATCCAACAGGGTTTCGCTTGAAGCAATTGATGAAATATATGAAGGAATAAAACTGGCTTGTAAAAAATACCAGGTTGATTTTGTAGGAGGCGATACATCTGCAAGCGCTGCCGGATTATTTATTTCGATTACAGTGATTGGCAGGGCAAAGAAAGAATCAATAACTTATAGAAGCGGAGCGGGTGTTAATGATATTGTTCTTGTATCAGGCGATTTGGGCGCTGCATATATGGGCTTGTTACTACTTGAGCGTGAGAAAATGGTTTATAAAAGCAATCCCGATATGCAACCGGAACTTACGGGTTATGATTATATTTTGCAACGAATATTAAAACCCGAACCCCGAACAGACATTGTGAAACGACTTAAAGAAGCCGGTGTGGTTCCAACATCTATGATTGACATCTCAGACGGACTTGCTTCTGATATTATCCATATATGCCAGGAATCAGGAAAAGGATGTGCTTTATACGAAGAAAAATTTCCGATACATCCTCTTACCATTTCAATGGGTGAAGAATTTAAAATTAATGCTGTAACTGCTGCACTAAGTGGAGGCGAAGATTATGAACTACTATTTACTGTATCGCCAAAAGATTTTGAAAAGTTGAAAAATATTTCAGGAATAACACCAATAGGCCATATCACTGAAAGCGGCATTAATATCATAACACGTAATGGTGGTACTATACCTGTAAAAGCCCAGGGATGGGATGCTTTTCTGAAAAATAAATGA